In Paralichthys olivaceus isolate ysfri-2021 chromosome 13, ASM2471397v2, whole genome shotgun sequence, the following are encoded in one genomic region:
- the LOC138413511 gene encoding endothelin-2 has protein sequence MSAHTSVLLFISLWASMQDGLSLPVNKQLKEEAADWIPTQRLRTRRCACSSLLDSECHYFCHLDIIWVNTPSKTTVYGLGSALSRRRRSTGRCSCAKPDDQSCTNFCSHSPEIKSEKRRLLSNTLRILRALASRPKKTAPSNRGGSPEAQSRKTKR, from the exons ATGTCTGCTCACACCAGCGTTCTTCTTTTCATCTCACTCTGGGCCTCCATGCAGGATG GTTTGAGTCTTCCTGTAAACAAGCAGCTGAAAGAGGAGGCTGCCGATTGGATCCCAACACAAAGACTAAGGACCAGGCGCTGTGCCTGCAGCAGCCTGCTGGACTCAGAGTGCCACTACTTCTGCCACCTGGATATCATCTGGGTCAATACGCCCAG tAAGACGACAGTTTATGGTCTCGGCAGCGCTCTGTCCCGGCGCCGGAGGTCCACTGGCCGCTGCAGCTGTGCCAAACCTGATGATCAATCCTGTACCAACTTCTGCAGTCACAG CCCTGAAATTAAATCTGAGAAGAGACGTCTGCTCAGCAACACACTCCGAATTCTCAG AGCTTTGGCCAGCAGGCCCAAGAAAACTGCTCCGTCAAACAGAGGCGGATCTCCAGAGGCTCAGAGTCGAAAAACTAAAcgctaa